In Nitrospirota bacterium, a single genomic region encodes these proteins:
- a CDS encoding DEAD/DEAH box helicase family protein, whose amino-acid sequence MRTPEDKARTTIDSLLDQCGWVVQEKAAANLAASRGVALCNLSMKTGEPDYTLFVDGKAIGTVEAKKEGHTLSGVEEQSGKYIRGVPSGMQAWRDPLPFAYESTGTETYFTNGLDPEPRSRLVFAFHRPETLLEWVNAGNQLNQRLREMPELIEKGLWSAQIRAIKKLEESFAANRPRALIQMATGSGKTFTAVNFVYRLIKYAGARRILFLVDRGNLGEQTLKEFQQFVSPVNNYKFPEEYNVQHLTSNTLDSPARVVIGTIQRVYSMLKGESEPPPDLDELGIESAESVFKEPVPVEYNPKFPIETFDFIITDECHRSIYHLWRQVLEYFDAKIIGLTATPSKQTFGFFKQNLVMEYGHEQAVTDGVNVPYDVYQIRTHITDAGSKIDAGFYVDKRDRLTRKKRWELLDEDLSYEAGQLDRDVVAEDQIRTVLKTFKEKLFTDIFRGREDVPKTLIYAKDDSHAEDIVRICREVFDKGNDFCQKITYRTTGVSPKTLIKTFRNSYFPRIAVTVDMIATGTDIKPLEIVFFMRSVKSRSFFEQMKGRGVRVISQTEMEQVNPGIKRKSRFVIVDAVGVCERDKTDSRPFEKKPNVLFEKLLDAVALGARDADSLESLAGRLIRLEKRLDEHLADEVTATAKGKTLSEIAGRLLDAVNPDKIAEAAAGSTPGYKEPTAAALKTAADGLAQAAAAPLAGNPDLRQLLIKVHRTADQVIDVISRDRVLFAGGTPQSDLNARKTTASFREYIEQHKSEIEALQILYSRPYRHRLTEAMLKDLERKLRENHAAWTEDRLWDAFASVEPTKVRGRSQTGRFADLVSLVHFSLAHQPILQPFAESVHTRFKTWLESKSSKGTLFNAEQLAWLEFIRDHISTSLSIEAQDFDYSPFSQRGGLGKAHQLFGELFPKLLDELNEALAA is encoded by the coding sequence ATGAGAACTCCTGAAGACAAAGCTCGAACCACCATCGATAGCTTATTGGATCAATGTGGGTGGGTCGTACAGGAAAAAGCGGCCGCCAACCTGGCCGCATCCAGGGGCGTCGCGCTATGCAACCTCTCCATGAAGACGGGAGAGCCCGACTACACCCTGTTCGTAGACGGCAAGGCCATCGGAACGGTCGAGGCCAAGAAAGAAGGGCACACCCTCAGCGGGGTCGAAGAACAGTCCGGGAAGTACATCAGGGGAGTCCCCTCCGGCATGCAGGCGTGGCGGGATCCGCTTCCATTCGCCTACGAGAGCACCGGGACGGAAACCTACTTCACCAACGGACTCGATCCGGAGCCGCGCAGCCGCCTTGTGTTTGCATTCCATCGACCGGAGACCCTGCTCGAATGGGTGAACGCAGGAAATCAGCTCAACCAGCGCCTTCGCGAAATGCCCGAACTGATCGAGAAGGGCCTTTGGTCCGCCCAAATACGCGCCATCAAGAAACTGGAAGAATCCTTTGCCGCCAACCGCCCCCGCGCTCTCATCCAAATGGCCACCGGCTCAGGCAAGACTTTCACCGCGGTCAATTTCGTTTATCGCCTGATCAAGTATGCCGGCGCGCGCCGCATTCTCTTCCTCGTGGATCGGGGCAATCTGGGCGAACAAACCCTGAAAGAATTTCAGCAATTCGTTTCCCCGGTCAACAATTACAAGTTCCCAGAGGAGTACAACGTTCAACATTTGACCTCCAACACCCTCGACTCCCCGGCCCGCGTGGTCATCGGCACCATCCAGCGGGTCTATTCGATGTTGAAGGGCGAGTCGGAACCGCCGCCCGATCTGGATGAACTTGGCATCGAGTCGGCGGAATCCGTATTCAAGGAGCCCGTCCCCGTCGAATACAACCCGAAATTCCCCATCGAGACGTTCGATTTCATCATCACGGACGAATGCCATCGCTCGATTTACCACCTTTGGCGGCAGGTCTTGGAGTATTTCGACGCCAAGATCATCGGACTTACGGCCACGCCCTCGAAACAGACATTCGGATTCTTCAAACAAAATCTTGTGATGGAATACGGTCATGAGCAGGCGGTAACGGATGGCGTAAACGTGCCCTACGACGTCTACCAAATCCGGACGCACATCACGGACGCGGGATCGAAAATCGACGCCGGATTCTACGTCGACAAGCGCGACCGACTGACGCGAAAGAAACGGTGGGAGCTGCTCGATGAAGATCTGAGCTACGAGGCCGGACAACTCGACCGGGACGTGGTCGCCGAGGACCAAATCCGCACGGTGCTGAAAACCTTCAAGGAAAAGTTGTTCACGGACATCTTTCGGGGCCGGGAGGATGTGCCCAAGACGTTGATCTACGCGAAGGACGACTCCCACGCGGAGGACATCGTCCGCATCTGCCGCGAAGTCTTTGACAAGGGGAATGACTTTTGCCAGAAGATCACCTATCGCACCACCGGCGTAAGCCCGAAAACCCTCATCAAGACGTTCCGGAACAGCTACTTTCCTCGCATTGCCGTCACCGTCGATATGATCGCGACGGGAACCGACATCAAGCCGTTGGAAATCGTCTTTTTCATGCGCTCCGTGAAATCCCGCAGTTTTTTCGAGCAGATGAAGGGCCGGGGCGTGCGCGTCATTTCCCAGACCGAAATGGAACAGGTCAACCCCGGAATCAAGAGAAAATCGCGGTTCGTGATCGTGGACGCCGTCGGGGTCTGTGAACGCGACAAGACCGATTCTCGTCCATTCGAGAAAAAGCCGAATGTTTTATTCGAGAAGCTCCTGGATGCCGTTGCCCTCGGGGCACGGGATGCGGACTCTCTCGAAAGTCTGGCCGGCCGTCTCATCCGACTGGAAAAGCGGCTTGATGAACACCTCGCCGATGAAGTGACGGCGACCGCGAAAGGGAAGACCCTGTCCGAGATCGCCGGCAGGCTCCTGGATGCCGTGAATCCGGACAAAATCGCAGAGGCTGCGGCTGGAAGTACGCCGGGCTACAAGGAGCCGACGGCCGCCGCCCTGAAAACTGCCGCCGACGGCCTTGCGCAGGCGGCTGCCGCGCCGCTCGCGGGGAATCCGGATCTGCGGCAACTCTTGATCAAAGTGCATCGGACGGCGGACCAAGTGATCGACGTGATTTCACGGGACCGCGTACTCTTTGCGGGCGGCACGCCCCAGTCTGATCTTAACGCTCGGAAGACCACAGCGTCATTTCGCGAATACATCGAGCAGCACAAGTCCGAGATCGAGGCGCTTCAGATCCTCTATTCGCGGCCCTATCGCCACCGGTTGACGGAGGCCATGTTGAAGGATTTGGAACGGAAACTCCGGGAAAATCACGCGGCGTGGACGGAGGATCGTCTATGGGATGCGTTTGCTTCCGTCGAGCCGACGAAAGTGCGGGGACGTTCGCAAACGGGCCGGTTCGCCGACCTTGTATCATTGGTTCATTTCTCTTTGGCCCACCAACCTATCCTTCAACCGTTTGCCGAGAGCGTCCACACCCGATTCAAGACGTGGCTGGAGTCAAAATCGTCGAAGGGGACGTTGTTCAACGCCGAGCAGCTTGCGTGGCTCGAATTCATCAGAGATCATATCTCCACGAGCCTCAGCATCGAGGCACAAGACTTCGACTACTCTCCCTTCAGTCAGCGCGGAGGCTTGGGTAAGGCCCATCAGCTTTTCGGCGAGTTGTTTCCAAAGCTGCTGGATGAACTCAACGAGGCGTTGGCGGCATGA
- a CDS encoding M48 family metalloprotease: MIRIAWLLLVLQGSVSACSGLPIAHAWATGGGRSSSLTNSQEEEIGRRFNGQVRDYLKLVRDPDVQDYLDGFGGSLLKPIEPQPFHYRFTAVEDDDINAYAVPGGYVYVNTGLLTIIDTPDELASVLSHEIAHVNKHHASQSFSKNNLLDIGMMAAILGSMFLAPDNPKAAMGIMAGAVGANAQAKYAFSRQQEREADAEGMRYMRKGGRDTRGMQSLFEKMKLATRLSPTGLPPYLLTHPLEEERIRSAAAPPEEGEAPARPFDLAFEKFRTLLRVRYSPGGASLIPSYEKDAETKKDDTSRYLLALAYFAAGRPANAIEQFKQLGAEFRNKPYVERDLGRVYFEMGQTDAAIERFRASAAAYPSDYLSALSLAKALETKGQADEAIALYRRAVEQRRSSAEANYQLGVLYGKRESLGPAHYYLALSFLANDDPEKALVHFKKSISFFGEDSPDGKRIKREMREIFRE, from the coding sequence GTGATTCGAATCGCATGGCTTCTCCTCGTATTGCAGGGCTCCGTGTCCGCTTGTTCGGGCCTTCCCATCGCCCACGCCTGGGCAACCGGCGGTGGCCGCTCCTCCTCTCTCACCAATTCGCAGGAGGAAGAGATCGGCCGTCGCTTCAACGGCCAAGTCCGGGACTACCTCAAGCTCGTGCGCGATCCGGACGTGCAGGATTACCTCGACGGATTCGGGGGGTCCCTCCTCAAACCGATCGAACCTCAGCCCTTCCACTACCGGTTCACCGCCGTGGAAGATGACGACATCAACGCCTACGCCGTTCCCGGCGGGTACGTCTACGTCAATACCGGGCTGCTCACCATTATCGACACGCCGGACGAACTGGCCTCCGTCCTCTCACACGAAATCGCCCATGTGAACAAGCACCACGCGTCCCAGAGTTTCTCCAAGAACAACCTTCTTGATATCGGCATGATGGCGGCCATTCTTGGAAGCATGTTCCTGGCGCCGGACAATCCGAAAGCGGCCATGGGCATCATGGCCGGCGCCGTCGGCGCCAATGCTCAAGCCAAGTACGCTTTCAGCCGTCAGCAGGAGCGGGAGGCCGACGCGGAGGGGATGCGATACATGCGGAAAGGCGGGCGCGATACGCGCGGGATGCAGTCGCTCTTCGAGAAAATGAAGCTGGCTACACGTCTCAGCCCCACGGGACTTCCCCCTTATCTCCTGACCCACCCCCTTGAAGAAGAACGCATCCGCTCCGCCGCCGCCCCTCCTGAAGAGGGCGAGGCTCCGGCCCGGCCCTTCGACCTCGCCTTCGAAAAATTCCGCACCCTCCTCCGCGTGCGGTATTCCCCGGGCGGAGCCTCTCTGATCCCATCATACGAGAAGGATGCCGAAACGAAGAAGGATGACACCTCGCGATACCTTCTCGCCCTGGCCTATTTTGCCGCCGGCCGCCCGGCGAACGCCATCGAACAGTTCAAACAGCTCGGGGCGGAGTTCCGGAACAAACCCTACGTGGAGCGGGATCTCGGCCGCGTCTACTTCGAAATGGGTCAAACCGACGCCGCGATCGAGAGATTCCGCGCATCGGCCGCAGCCTACCCCAGCGACTACTTGAGCGCGTTGTCCCTCGCCAAGGCGCTTGAAACGAAGGGACAGGCCGACGAGGCCATCGCCCTCTATCGACGGGCGGTGGAGCAACGCCGGAGCTCCGCGGAGGCCAACTACCAGCTCGGCGTCCTGTACGGAAAACGTGAATCGCTCGGCCCTGCCCACTACTATCTGGCCCTGTCGTTTCTCGCGAACGACGACCCGGAGAAGGCGCTGGTCCACTTCAAGAAATCCATTTCGTTCTTCGGCGAGGACAGCCCGGACGGCAAACGGATCAAGCGCGAAATGCGTGAAATCTTCAGGGAATAG
- a CDS encoding endonuclease III domain-containing protein, producing the protein MSVPVRRIFRLMFSRLGPQHWWPANSPFEVMVGAVLTQNTNWGNVEKAIARLQEARMLKPERIAALSLPKLAALIRPAGYFRVKARRLRSYVRYFVERYGGDWKKMARRPTAELREELLGVHGVGPETADSILLYALGHPIFVVDAYTLRIFHRHGWAEKDADYHAVQTLITSGIESDPAFFNEYHALVVMIGKHFCRKKPRCEACPLQPLLPRGGPFDLSQAD; encoded by the coding sequence ATGTCCGTACCGGTACGTAGGATCTTTCGTCTCATGTTCTCACGGCTCGGCCCGCAACACTGGTGGCCCGCCAACTCGCCGTTCGAGGTGATGGTGGGGGCCGTCCTCACGCAGAACACGAACTGGGGGAACGTGGAGAAAGCCATCGCCCGACTTCAGGAAGCCCGCATGCTGAAACCGGAGCGGATTGCGGCTCTTTCGCTCCCGAAGCTCGCAGCCTTGATTCGTCCGGCGGGATACTTCCGTGTGAAGGCCCGGAGACTCCGCAGCTACGTGCGCTATTTCGTCGAACGATACGGCGGCGATTGGAAGAAAATGGCGCGCCGGCCCACGGCAGAACTGCGCGAAGAACTTCTCGGCGTCCATGGGGTCGGGCCGGAAACAGCGGACAGTATCCTCCTCTATGCCTTGGGCCATCCCATTTTCGTCGTGGACGCCTACACCCTGCGAATTTTCCATCGCCACGGTTGGGCGGAGAAAGACGCGGACTACCATGCCGTCCAGACCCTGATCACAAGCGGAATCGAATCCGATCCGGCGTTTTTCAACGAGTATCACGCCCTCGTCGTCATGATCGGGAAGCACTTCTGTCGGAAGAAACCCCGCTGCGAAGCCTGTCCCCTCCAGCCCCTTTTGCCTCGCGGGGGACCCTTCGACCTTTCGCAAGCCGATTGA
- the queA gene encoding tRNA preQ1(34) S-adenosylmethionine ribosyltransferase-isomerase QueA, producing MNADLKSAPDLPPFAREGYDETMSWIDEFDYHLPRERIAQIPAEKRDQSRLLVLDPSAGSIDHDTFERLDRYFSNGDLMVINDSKVAPLRLRGRKPSGGAVELLLIRPEISDRRWYALAKPLGRLPLGSPIVLDGGGSAVIRARGRRQILIEFEIDGLTVGEYLSRHGEMPVPPYIRRKAGDPRLAVDRDRYQTVYAKEEGSVAAPTAGLHLTPELLDRLRAVGVTLARVTLSVGPATFMSLDDLEEDSATLPPENYSISPETADLLCRARRDRRRVVAVGTTVTRTLEDCFGREGEIRSGRFAASLFVRPGHRFRIVDGLITNFHQPRTGVLALACAFAGTEFLRKAYAEAIRLKYRFLSYGDSTFILRAAGRTG from the coding sequence GTGAACGCGGATCTCAAGTCTGCCCCGGACCTTCCCCCCTTTGCGCGGGAAGGTTACGATGAGACCATGTCTTGGATCGACGAATTCGACTACCACCTTCCTCGGGAACGGATCGCTCAGATTCCGGCGGAGAAGAGGGATCAGTCCCGGCTGCTGGTGCTCGATCCATCTGCCGGGTCCATCGACCACGATACGTTCGAGCGCCTGGATCGATATTTTTCCAATGGGGATCTGATGGTGATCAACGACTCCAAGGTCGCTCCCCTGAGGCTGCGGGGAAGGAAGCCCAGCGGGGGAGCGGTGGAATTGCTTCTCATCCGACCGGAGATATCGGACCGGCGCTGGTACGCCCTTGCGAAGCCTCTCGGACGCCTGCCGTTGGGTTCGCCCATCGTCCTCGATGGAGGGGGGTCTGCCGTTATTCGGGCGAGAGGGAGAAGACAGATCCTGATTGAGTTCGAGATCGACGGGTTGACCGTGGGTGAGTATCTTTCGCGCCATGGTGAAATGCCCGTTCCTCCCTATATTCGGAGAAAGGCGGGTGACCCCAGGCTGGCGGTGGATCGGGACCGATACCAGACGGTCTACGCGAAGGAGGAGGGATCCGTGGCGGCGCCGACGGCGGGGCTCCATCTCACGCCGGAGCTTCTGGATCGATTGCGGGCCGTCGGGGTGACTCTGGCGAGAGTGACTCTAAGTGTGGGCCCGGCCACCTTCATGTCCCTGGATGATCTGGAGGAAGATTCGGCCACCCTGCCGCCCGAAAACTATTCTATTTCTCCCGAGACCGCGGATCTGCTTTGTCGGGCCCGTCGGGACCGAAGAAGGGTGGTCGCCGTAGGGACCACGGTGACTCGCACGTTGGAGGACTGTTTTGGAAGAGAGGGTGAGATCCGATCCGGCCGATTCGCCGCCTCACTTTTTGTGAGACCGGGGCATCGATTTCGGATTGTCGACGGCCTGATCACGAACTTCCATCAACCGCGCACGGGGGTTCTGGCTTTGGCGTGCGCATTTGCGGGGACGGAATTTCTAAGAAAGGCATACGCGGAGGCGATTCGATTGAAGTACCGCTTTCTCTCGTATGGGGATTCGACTTTCATCCTCAGAGCCGCGGGTCGTACCGGTTAA
- a CDS encoding SCP2 sterol-binding domain-containing protein — MADEVTPQSSPEEIKKIIDSVGADRNALRQQVLKNATPKQVFEIIMPYGATKNPQGAERLKGVKAVYQFNLEGDGGGQWQIKVADGALAVASGTPDPAQCTITLKVDDWKAMNTGTLNPQAAFMQGKLRIQGDMSLAMRLGAILGTA; from the coding sequence ATGGCAGACGAAGTCACTCCGCAATCAAGTCCGGAGGAAATCAAGAAGATCATTGACAGCGTGGGCGCCGATCGGAACGCCCTGCGTCAACAGGTCCTCAAGAATGCTACTCCGAAACAGGTATTCGAGATCATCATGCCCTACGGCGCCACCAAGAACCCTCAGGGTGCCGAACGGTTAAAGGGCGTGAAGGCCGTCTATCAATTCAATCTGGAAGGCGACGGCGGGGGCCAGTGGCAGATCAAGGTCGCCGATGGGGCCTTGGCTGTGGCCAGCGGCACCCCCGATCCCGCCCAGTGCACGATCACGCTGAAGGTTGACGACTGGAAGGCGATGAACACCGGTACGCTCAACCCGCAGGCCGCGTTCATGCAGGGCAAACTGAGAATCCAAGGCGACATGAGCTTGGCCATGCGACTTGGAGCCATTCTCGGAACGGCCTGA
- the larC gene encoding nickel pincer cofactor biosynthesis protein LarC, whose amino-acid sequence MKILYLDCFSGLSGDMFLSGLVDLGLPVRTLAEELAKLHVGRIGLRFGHVRQKAIRARRLTLSLPGSPHAHAGHPHPQSHPHAHRSFGDIERLIRKSSIRPEVQKKAISIFRIVAEAEGKVHGVPSSKVHFHEVGALDSIIDIVGAAIGLEYFQFNKVYCSPLPLGRGFVNTLHGRYPVPAPATLEILKGFPLAQHPDAGEWTTPTGAAIAKAVAEPVEGMPRMKVTRIGYGSGSRMGETLPNVVRMVAGSREDRPEGLQGVERDEVCVMETDIDDMTPEMCAPLMDRLLARGALDVQWIPTHMKRGRPGFRLEILATDETQEALAQTLFEESSTIGLRFHRAERMKLPRRIINLRTAYGMIRAKVSSLNGRVVAAKPEILDVVRAAREHDEPLPRVLRVVQQTLDRHVRPR is encoded by the coding sequence GTGAAAATTCTTTATCTGGACTGCTTTTCCGGCCTGAGCGGAGACATGTTCCTCTCGGGTCTGGTGGATCTTGGCCTGCCGGTTCGAACCCTGGCGGAGGAACTCGCCAAGCTTCACGTGGGGAGGATCGGACTTCGATTCGGTCACGTTCGGCAGAAAGCGATCCGGGCCCGGCGGCTGACTCTTTCACTCCCCGGTTCACCCCATGCGCATGCGGGCCATCCCCACCCCCAGTCGCATCCGCACGCGCACCGCAGTTTTGGCGACATCGAGCGGCTGATCCGAAAGAGTTCGATTCGACCGGAGGTTCAAAAGAAGGCCATCTCCATCTTCCGCATCGTGGCGGAGGCGGAGGGAAAAGTACACGGAGTGCCGTCGTCGAAGGTTCATTTTCATGAAGTGGGAGCGCTGGACTCGATCATCGACATTGTGGGCGCCGCCATCGGACTGGAGTATTTCCAATTCAATAAAGTCTACTGTTCGCCCCTCCCCCTGGGTCGTGGTTTCGTGAATACGCTTCACGGCCGTTACCCCGTGCCCGCCCCGGCCACGCTTGAGATCCTCAAGGGATTTCCTCTGGCCCAGCATCCGGACGCGGGCGAGTGGACCACACCCACCGGCGCGGCCATCGCGAAGGCCGTTGCGGAGCCGGTGGAAGGGATGCCCAGGATGAAGGTCACCCGGATCGGATACGGCTCGGGATCACGGATGGGCGAGACTCTGCCCAATGTTGTGCGAATGGTGGCCGGGAGCCGGGAAGATCGTCCCGAAGGGCTCCAGGGCGTGGAGCGCGACGAGGTCTGTGTGATGGAAACGGATATCGACGACATGACGCCTGAGATGTGTGCTCCGCTCATGGATCGGCTTCTCGCGAGGGGTGCGCTTGACGTGCAGTGGATCCCGACCCACATGAAGCGGGGACGTCCCGGATTCAGATTGGAGATCCTGGCCACCGACGAAACGCAAGAGGCCCTGGCGCAGACCCTGTTTGAGGAAAGCAGCACCATCGGGCTCCGCTTCCACAGGGCGGAACGAATGAAGCTTCCCCGGAGAATCATCAATCTCCGCACGGCCTACGGGATGATCCGGGCCAAGGTTTCCTCTCTCAACGGGCGGGTGGTTGCGGCGAAGCCGGAAATTCTTGACGTCGTGCGTGCCGCGCGGGAGCACGATGAGCCGCTGCCGCGCGTCCTCCGGGTCGTCCAGCAAACGTTGGACCGGCATGTCCGACCCCGGTAG
- a CDS encoding PAS domain S-box protein yields MSDPGSPLLSRPTAPLFQRERLQNMFFAVSVRVVIAAVFLGSYVLAAYFGLGKPPWWARLVPYLYAGYAAGLTYALHLLRKGRSPAPGFHAFCYVVDAFAITVFVFYTGGMYSPFLLIYLLAFLVASMLERARLAVLVGVSQGVLFFGMALGQVLGWVPIHSEAILRADARVGVFLLITCFLGVVDFLVIYLFRRIKISEEEGNKQYQKLGTLYSLTQSLLGRLSLDEQMERVCETVVHALKFEFTAIFLYEEERDALVLSMSAPKGYREWLEAAVGGPLRRFSYPLQQPDRPFIEAIRKKQFYVSRDLREMMEAIDPKIPEGTFEAVAQGIGARFIYQVPLVHQDKLIGLLSSIGGEVALSTEDRDTLLSYADAASLAVADAKMWSDLQSSRNDLERSLEELWIANDKLKASYEQIREQASDLERSRREVEASEKEIESSHLRLERKHRYLQSAVDISQNLHSLTDPGRLAHDFAKLLKKSFPVTQAAIYIRSEETIEPRAAAGFPEGSLRPLTTAELRKEIVWKAIQDRTLIQASVPAWKRAFPVLDKTVAFAAVPLLSGAEWLGFFYFESGVSKPFDEDDTSMQVLLANQFTLALKNSLHFEEAMFYRNYLENLIEHAGAIFLVLDRRSRIQLFNRYAEVKSGYRREEVIGRLAARLFVSADKREDYFRRMSELVRSRVLTSFQGEFRTKSGRVRKTQFTLIPVVNAKGEVEQSILMGEDITDLKNLERQLVETGRMAALGQLAAAVAHDLNNPLSVMSAQMQLLARELSADEGKMAQRVRKAQTATEHIRMLIDNLMGYAKPGRERRIRLSLNDVIREALSFSEYEIRRGGVKVVCQLDEELPRIAAVKGEIQQIVLNLLVNANRAIREVSFREGRNNHRGEIRIETRLLEDGQVALVVSDNGIGIPAQMQEKIFEPFFTTWSNKEGTGLGLAAVRRIVERHSGRISVRGADPKGAEFEILLPVNPPEERV; encoded by the coding sequence ATGTCCGACCCCGGTAGCCCCCTCCTCTCCCGGCCTACCGCTCCGCTGTTCCAGCGGGAGCGGCTCCAGAACATGTTCTTCGCGGTCAGCGTTCGTGTCGTCATCGCCGCCGTATTTCTCGGCTCGTATGTGCTGGCGGCCTACTTCGGTCTCGGCAAGCCGCCTTGGTGGGCGCGCCTGGTCCCGTATCTCTATGCCGGCTACGCGGCCGGACTGACCTATGCCCTGCACCTGCTTCGAAAAGGGAGATCTCCCGCCCCCGGTTTCCACGCGTTTTGCTATGTGGTGGACGCCTTCGCCATCACCGTCTTCGTGTTCTACACGGGGGGAATGTACAGCCCCTTTCTCCTGATCTATCTCCTGGCGTTTCTGGTGGCCTCCATGCTGGAGCGCGCGCGACTCGCGGTGCTCGTGGGCGTTTCGCAGGGCGTGCTGTTTTTCGGGATGGCCCTCGGCCAGGTCCTGGGGTGGGTACCCATCCACAGTGAGGCGATTCTCCGGGCCGATGCGCGGGTGGGCGTGTTTCTGCTGATCACGTGCTTCCTCGGGGTGGTCGATTTCCTGGTGATTTATCTTTTCCGCCGCATCAAGATCTCGGAGGAAGAGGGAAACAAGCAGTACCAGAAACTCGGCACGCTCTACTCCTTGACACAATCTCTTCTGGGGCGGCTCTCCCTCGACGAGCAAATGGAACGGGTCTGCGAGACGGTGGTGCATGCGTTGAAATTCGAATTCACCGCGATCTTTCTCTACGAGGAGGAGCGAGATGCCCTGGTGCTGAGCATGTCCGCCCCGAAGGGTTACCGGGAATGGCTTGAAGCAGCGGTGGGCGGCCCCCTCCGTCGGTTCTCCTATCCCCTCCAGCAGCCGGACCGGCCATTCATCGAGGCCATCCGAAAGAAACAGTTCTACGTGTCCAGGGATCTCCGCGAAATGATGGAAGCGATCGATCCGAAAATCCCCGAGGGCACGTTCGAAGCGGTGGCGCAGGGGATTGGCGCCCGGTTCATCTATCAGGTTCCGCTGGTGCACCAGGACAAGCTGATCGGGCTGCTGAGTTCGATCGGGGGAGAAGTGGCCCTTTCCACGGAGGACCGGGATACACTCCTGAGCTATGCCGACGCGGCGTCCCTCGCGGTTGCAGACGCGAAGATGTGGTCGGACCTTCAGAGCAGCCGGAACGACTTGGAGCGGAGCCTGGAGGAATTGTGGATTGCGAATGACAAACTAAAGGCTTCCTACGAGCAGATTCGTGAACAGGCTTCGGACCTGGAGCGCTCCCGGCGGGAGGTGGAGGCCTCGGAAAAGGAGATCGAGTCGTCGCATTTGCGCCTGGAGCGGAAGCACCGATATCTTCAAAGCGCGGTGGACATCTCACAGAATCTCCACTCGTTGACCGATCCGGGCCGGTTGGCCCATGATTTCGCCAAGCTCCTCAAGAAGAGTTTTCCGGTCACCCAGGCGGCGATCTATATTCGGTCCGAAGAAACCATTGAGCCGAGGGCCGCCGCGGGTTTTCCCGAGGGCTCGCTGCGTCCCCTCACCACGGCTGAACTCCGTAAAGAGATCGTCTGGAAGGCGATCCAGGACCGCACGCTGATCCAGGCCTCGGTTCCCGCCTGGAAGCGAGCCTTCCCGGTGCTCGACAAGACCGTCGCCTTCGCAGCCGTTCCACTTCTCAGCGGAGCCGAATGGCTCGGATTCTTCTATTTTGAGAGCGGTGTGTCCAAGCCTTTTGATGAGGACGATACTTCGATGCAGGTGCTCCTAGCGAATCAGTTTACCCTGGCGTTGAAGAATTCGCTTCATTTTGAAGAAGCCATGTTCTACCGGAACTACCTGGAAAATCTGATCGAGCATGCGGGGGCGATTTTTCTGGTTCTGGATCGCCGGAGCCGGATCCAGCTCTTCAACCGCTACGCGGAGGTAAAATCCGGGTATCGGCGCGAGGAGGTCATCGGGCGCCTCGCCGCGCGGCTCTTCGTCTCCGCCGACAAGCGGGAAGACTATTTTCGCCGGATGTCCGAACTCGTCCGCAGCCGTGTCCTGACCAGTTTCCAGGGTGAATTTCGAACCAAATCCGGACGGGTCCGGAAAACCCAGTTCACCTTGATCCCCGTCGTGAATGCCAAGGGAGAGGTCGAGCAGTCCATCCTGATGGGTGAGGACATCACGGACCTCAAGAATCTGGAGCGTCAGTTGGTGGAGACCGGGCGCATGGCGGCTCTGGGACAGTTGGCGGCGGCGGTGGCGCACGATCTGAACAACCCACTCTCTGTCATGAGCGCTCAGATGCAGCTTCTGGCTCGGGAGCTTTCGGCCGATGAGGGGAAAATGGCCCAACGCGTGCGGAAGGCGCAAACCGCCACGGAACACATCCGGATGCTCATCGACAACCTCATGGGGTACGCCAAGCCGGGTCGGGAGCGGAGAATCCGTCTCAGCCTCAACGATGTGATCCGCGAGGCCCTGTCCTTCTCGGAATATGAAATCCGCCGGGGGGGGGTGAAGGTGGTCTGTCAACTCGATGAGGAGCTTCCGAGGATCGCCGCCGTCAAGGGCGAGATTCAGCAAATTGTTCTCAACTTGTTGGTCAATGCAAACCGGGCCATTCGGGAAGTGTCTTTCCGGGAGGGGCGGAACAATCACCGAGGGGAGATCCGGATTGAGACCCGGCTCCTGGAGGACGGACAGGTCGCGCTCGTCGTATCGGACAACGGGATCGGGATTCCGGCACAGATGCAGGAGAAGATCTTCGAGCCGTTTTTCACCACGTGGTCCAACAAGGAAGGAACGGGGCTGGGACTGGCGGCCGTGCGGAGGATTGTGGAGCGCCACTCCGGTCGAATCTCCGTTCGGGGCGCGGACCCCAAAGGGGCGGAATTCGAGATCCTTCTTCCGGTGAATCCGCCTGAGGAGCGGGTCTAG